One genomic segment of Vagococcus intermedius includes these proteins:
- the xseA gene encoding exodeoxyribonuclease VII large subunit has translation MSKNYLTITALTKYLKRKFEADPHLDRVYLTGEISNFRPRPNAHQYFSLKDDQAKISAIMFKGAFQKLKFQPKEGMKVLVVGRVSLYEASGNYQIYIEHMEPDGVGALYQALEELKGKLSKEGLFTAPKKELSRYPQRIAVVTSPSGAVIRDIMTTLQRRYPIAELVLFPTLVQGDKAAADICRNLTRIEACQNFDTVIVARGGGSIEDLWPFNEEIVARAIAGLTIPVISSVGHETDVTIADLVADVRAATPTAAAELAVPVLSDELLKIKEKENRLIKSYSYLLEQQQARLKHTMSSFVFTQPERLYEGFTIKLDLLTRRFQQSSHQAVLLKKDDYMRLLAQLNLSHPGHRLAAEQQRLKNIEQQFKQVSQQLLKNKQQHFGQLVQSLDILSPLKTMGRGYTYVTQAETLVAKAEDLKNKDEMTIHFNDGQVDVTVQEIRLSEGEK, from the coding sequence GTGTCAAAAAATTACTTAACAATCACAGCTCTAACTAAATATTTAAAACGTAAATTTGAAGCGGATCCTCATTTAGACCGTGTTTATTTAACAGGCGAGATTTCTAATTTCAGACCACGGCCCAATGCCCATCAGTATTTTAGTTTAAAAGATGATCAAGCTAAAATTTCAGCGATTATGTTCAAAGGTGCTTTCCAAAAACTTAAGTTTCAACCTAAAGAAGGCATGAAAGTTTTGGTTGTAGGTCGTGTGTCTTTATATGAAGCAAGCGGTAATTATCAGATTTATATCGAGCATATGGAACCAGATGGCGTGGGTGCTTTGTATCAAGCTTTAGAGGAGTTAAAAGGCAAGTTATCTAAAGAAGGTTTATTTACAGCACCTAAAAAAGAACTAAGTCGCTATCCTCAAAGGATTGCAGTGGTGACTAGTCCAAGTGGAGCAGTTATTCGTGACATTATGACGACTCTTCAAAGGCGTTATCCGATTGCTGAGTTAGTGCTATTTCCAACCCTCGTGCAAGGGGATAAGGCAGCTGCTGATATTTGTCGCAACCTTACGCGAATCGAAGCATGTCAAAATTTTGATACAGTCATAGTCGCTCGGGGAGGTGGCTCAATTGAAGATTTGTGGCCGTTCAATGAAGAAATAGTTGCTAGAGCGATAGCGGGTTTGACTATTCCTGTTATTTCCTCAGTTGGACACGAGACCGATGTGACCATAGCTGATTTAGTAGCCGATGTCAGAGCTGCCACCCCTACAGCAGCAGCAGAGTTAGCAGTACCTGTGCTAAGTGACGAATTACTTAAGATTAAAGAGAAGGAAAATCGTTTAATTAAAAGTTATTCTTATTTATTAGAGCAACAACAAGCTCGTTTAAAACATACCATGTCTTCTTTTGTCTTTACTCAGCCCGAAAGATTATATGAGGGCTTTACGATAAAATTAGATTTATTGACAAGGCGTTTTCAACAAAGTAGCCACCAAGCTGTCTTGTTGAAGAAGGATGATTACATGCGTCTACTTGCTCAATTGAATCTGTCTCATCCAGGACACCGTTTAGCAGCTGAGCAACAGCGACTAAAGAATATCGAACAACAATTTAAACAAGTCAGTCAACAGTTACTTAAAAACAAGCAACAACATTTTGGACAGTTAGTTCAGTCTTTAGATATACTGAGCCCTCTAAAAACAATGGGACGCGGTTATACTTATGTCACGCAAGCAGAAACTCTAGTGGCAAAAGCTGAGGATTTAAAAAATAAAGATGAGATGACCATTCATTTTAACGATGGTCAGGTGGATGTAACAGTACAAGAAATCAGATTAAGTGAAGGTGAAAAATAA